Proteins from a genomic interval of Polaribacter sp. Q13:
- a CDS encoding arylsulfatase, protein MNRIEIYLVTLILMVGFTNNTQAQKSKKPNVIVVLADDIGVGDISHYRKLHSNHIVLETPHIDNLASQGMMFTDAHASAALCATSRYSIMTGNSCYRSTEPWGVWGGYSQSAIQDDQLTLGRLMQKANYQTAFFGKWHLGTGFPQKDDPKTIFVPKRGSKEARAPVDISRILRGPKQFGFDYSLTLPAGIQGMPYAIYENHDWLPLRKNSTIKVIEKAYMTSIGVDHFSREGYGDSNWNPSEIGPLLANKAVDYIAKNANKKDPFFMYYCSQAVHTPHAAPVELNGVKIKGTTPSKHIDMIKELDVQVGMLVDELKAQGIYENTVIIFTSDNGGLHTDGDTWNAHHEPSDIYRGAKNDPFEGGHRVPFIVVWPNVVEKNTSSNKPIIGLDIMATLAGITKQKIGKKVAQDSHNLVPVFKQIKGAKTHDFLMIQGGARKEYAINDKGWKLILQVNKKTKDYLTAKPVSLFNLNDNITEDDMKDYINNPAYQEKVQELLEKYKKTIKSKVYLGNHKLK, encoded by the coding sequence ATGAATAGAATTGAAATTTACTTAGTAACTCTAATTTTGATGGTTGGTTTTACAAATAATACTCAGGCACAAAAGAGCAAAAAACCGAATGTAATTGTTGTTTTAGCTGATGATATAGGGGTTGGTGATATTTCACATTATAGAAAATTACATAGCAATCATATTGTTTTAGAAACGCCACATATTGATAATTTAGCATCGCAAGGAATGATGTTTACGGATGCTCATGCTTCTGCAGCATTGTGCGCAACATCTCGATATTCAATTATGACCGGAAATAGCTGCTACAGAAGCACAGAACCTTGGGGTGTTTGGGGAGGTTATTCTCAATCTGCAATTCAAGATGACCAGCTGACTCTTGGAAGATTAATGCAGAAAGCAAATTACCAAACAGCATTCTTTGGAAAATGGCACTTGGGTACAGGTTTTCCTCAAAAAGATGATCCCAAAACTATATTTGTTCCAAAAAGAGGAAGCAAGGAAGCTCGTGCACCTGTTGATATTAGTAGAATTTTGCGTGGTCCAAAGCAATTCGGTTTCGATTATAGCCTTACTTTACCTGCCGGAATTCAGGGTATGCCTTATGCAATTTACGAAAACCATGATTGGTTACCACTTCGAAAAAACTCAACCATAAAAGTGATTGAGAAGGCATATATGACTAGTATTGGTGTAGACCACTTTAGTAGAGAAGGTTATGGAGATTCAAATTGGAATCCGAGTGAAATAGGACCTCTATTAGCAAATAAAGCTGTAGATTATATTGCAAAAAATGCGAATAAAAAGGATCCGTTTTTTATGTATTACTGTTCTCAAGCAGTTCACACACCACATGCAGCTCCTGTTGAACTTAATGGCGTAAAAATAAAAGGAACAACACCATCTAAACATATTGATATGATCAAAGAGTTAGATGTACAGGTAGGAATGCTTGTTGATGAACTAAAAGCTCAGGGCATTTATGAAAATACGGTTATTATTTTCACATCCGATAACGGAGGGTTACATACTGATGGAGATACTTGGAATGCTCACCATGAACCAAGTGACATCTATAGGGGTGCAAAAAATGATCCTTTTGAAGGTGGACACAGAGTCCCTTTTATAGTTGTTTGGCCAAATGTAGTAGAGAAAAACACGAGTAGCAATAAGCCTATCATTGGATTAGATATTATGGCAACTTTAGCCGGTATCACAAAACAAAAAATAGGTAAAAAGGTTGCTCAAGATTCTCATAATTTGGTTCCAGTATTTAAACAGATAAAAGGAGCTAAAACACATGATTTTTTAATGATACAAGGTGGTGCTAGGAAAGAATATGCAATTAATGATAAAGGTTGGAAGCTAATACTTCAAGTAAATAAAAAAACAAAAGATTATTTGACTGCTAAACCAGTTTCCTTATTTAATCTGAACGATAATATTACTGAAGATGATATGAAAGATTATATAAACAATCCTGCATATCAAGAAAAAGTTCAAGAACTATTAGAAAAGTATAAAAAAACTATTAAGAGTAAGGTTTATTTAGGGAACCATAAATTAAAATAA